A genomic window from Nodosilinea sp. FACHB-141 includes:
- a CDS encoding DUF4230 domain-containing protein: MRPAPPDRKLPDPLPPRYVDPSVPAEPWPTSTPQPVQQQPRRSPFRPIRTVFNALIGGAVLVGIAAGVGFWRSGDRFLEGVRIMLTPAPAEPQVDVRSVVVQQLRGASELTTAIFAMEAVVPTKSDRTLAGYVIGSTNLLYIAYGEVRAGVDLAELTAANVQVSGDNSIQITLPPPKILDSKIDLSKSNVFDYSRGFLGLGPDTAPELQEKAQQEALVKIEEAACSEGLLAEANRRAEVTVGQLLATAGFETVTVTTQPPTNSACAAPANSDTVLPGLPVPNLPPEEPGQ, encoded by the coding sequence ATGCGCCCTGCTCCTCCCGATCGCAAACTGCCCGACCCGCTGCCGCCGCGCTATGTAGACCCCAGCGTTCCGGCTGAGCCTTGGCCTACCTCAACCCCGCAACCTGTGCAGCAGCAGCCTCGTCGATCGCCCTTCCGTCCCATTCGCACGGTTTTCAACGCGTTGATTGGTGGCGCGGTGTTGGTGGGCATTGCGGCGGGGGTTGGATTTTGGCGATCGGGCGATCGCTTTCTCGAAGGCGTGCGCATCATGCTGACCCCGGCTCCAGCGGAGCCGCAGGTGGATGTGCGATCCGTCGTCGTTCAGCAGCTGCGGGGGGCCAGCGAGCTGACCACGGCGATTTTTGCCATGGAGGCGGTGGTGCCGACCAAGAGCGATCGCACCTTGGCGGGCTATGTGATTGGCTCCACTAATCTGCTCTACATTGCCTACGGCGAAGTGCGGGCTGGGGTCGACTTGGCCGAACTCACTGCCGCCAATGTCCAGGTGAGCGGGGATAACTCAATTCAGATCACCCTGCCGCCGCCCAAAATTCTCGACAGCAAAATTGACCTCAGTAAATCAAACGTGTTTGACTACAGCCGCGGCTTCTTAGGCCTTGGCCCGGATACCGCCCCCGAGCTACAAGAAAAAGCTCAGCAGGAGGCGCTGGTCAAAATTGAGGAAGCCGCCTGTAGCGAGGGTCTGCTGGCCGAAGCCAACCGTCGTGCCGAAGTCACGGTTGGCCAGCTCCTAGCTACCGCAGGCTTTGAAACCGTCACCGTCACCACCCAGCCGCCGACTAATTCCGCCTGTGCAGCGCCTGCAAATAGCGATACAGTGTTACCGGGTTTACCAGTACCCAATTTGCCCCCTGAAGAACCTGGCCAATAA
- a CDS encoding DUF2283 domain-containing protein: MAEKLVLKYDQVGDILYINKCAPYAEQESEEIGDEMIARLNPVSGEVENLEILFFSKRLLNADFLLELPVIANLRLAAS, from the coding sequence ATGGCAGAAAAGCTAGTTTTAAAGTACGACCAGGTGGGCGATATTCTCTACATCAACAAGTGCGCGCCCTATGCCGAGCAAGAGTCTGAAGAAATTGGCGACGAAATGATTGCCCGCCTCAATCCGGTATCTGGCGAGGTGGAGAATTTGGAAATTCTCTTTTTCTCGAAACGGCTTTTGAATGCTGACTTTCTGCTAGAACTGCCGGTGATCGCCAATCTTCGGCTAGCTGCCTCTTGA
- a CDS encoding GH116 family glycosyl hydrolase has protein sequence MTETLSLPQIPFQAWQRLLGQPWEHHYIVRYASNLDDGPNHGAPLGGLGAGCVGRSPNGDFNLWHLDGGEHVFQSFPGCQFSLWEQGGGRTQSYALSTQPPEDDSLSSWSWYPASTKARTTGSYHALYPRSWYRYENVFRAQITCEQISPIWPDNYREASYPVVAFEWTAHNPTTTPITLSIMVSWQNMVGWFTNTQKSPEVLLRDDGSPYYDYVPAIVQSTGNFNEFINADGLKALVMNGAWQGEPKEGDGQWCIAALDDPNVEVSYDLRWNPTGNGRDLWDSFAKLGRLMNLLDTSPAEEGEQIGCAIALRFTLQPGETRQIPVALAWDLPVTEFAAGVNNYRRYTDFFGTDGRNARAIAFDALTEYKTWQQQIAAWQQPILDRPDLPDWFKMALFNELYDLASGGTLWSAATGADPVGQFAVLECIDYRWYESLDVRLYGGFATLLLWPELEKAVLRAFARAIPAQDERRRIIGYYVTMGLENPPAIRKLKGATPHDLGAPNEHPWAQTNYTSYQDCNLWKDLGSDFVLQVYRAYQFTGATDVAFLKDCWPAVVDTLQYLKQFDRDGDGIPENEGAPDQTFDDWQLKGISAYCGGLWLGAMEAAIAIAEILTAAGLAPGNTPILLSQYRRWLDNGLKAYHPKLWNGRYYRLDTGSGSDVVMADQLCGQFMVRHLGLPDLVEDEFTLSALDAIYDACFVKFNQVVQSQERPPQQKFEGAQLGNFSAATLKMAIGAANGVLPDGSPEDPDSTHQQEVWIGINFGLAAFFAQMGKTEEAMAIAESVFQQIYAYGLQFRTPEAITALGTYRACHYMRPMAIWGLYDVLTAITDQPR, from the coding sequence ATGACTGAAACCTTATCCCTTCCCCAGATTCCGTTCCAGGCGTGGCAGCGACTCCTCGGCCAGCCGTGGGAGCACCACTACATCGTGCGCTACGCCAGCAACCTCGACGATGGCCCCAACCACGGGGCACCCCTAGGTGGACTGGGGGCAGGCTGTGTGGGGCGATCGCCCAACGGCGACTTTAACCTCTGGCACCTGGATGGCGGCGAGCATGTGTTTCAAAGCTTTCCGGGGTGCCAGTTTAGCCTTTGGGAGCAGGGGGGCGGCAGAACCCAGAGTTATGCCCTCAGCACTCAGCCGCCCGAGGATGACAGTCTGTCCTCGTGGTCGTGGTATCCGGCATCGACCAAGGCACGCACCACGGGCAGCTACCACGCCCTCTACCCCCGTAGCTGGTACCGCTACGAGAATGTGTTTCGCGCCCAGATTACCTGCGAACAGATTTCGCCCATCTGGCCCGATAACTATAGAGAAGCCAGCTACCCGGTGGTTGCCTTTGAGTGGACGGCCCACAACCCCACTACCACCCCCATCACCTTGAGCATCATGGTGAGCTGGCAAAACATGGTGGGCTGGTTCACCAATACGCAAAAATCGCCCGAGGTGCTGCTGCGCGATGACGGCAGCCCCTACTACGACTACGTGCCCGCGATCGTCCAAAGCACCGGCAACTTCAACGAATTCATCAACGCCGACGGCCTCAAGGCGCTAGTGATGAATGGAGCCTGGCAAGGCGAGCCCAAAGAGGGTGACGGCCAGTGGTGCATCGCCGCGTTGGATGACCCCAATGTGGAAGTGTCCTACGACCTGCGTTGGAACCCGACCGGCAACGGACGCGACCTGTGGGATTCGTTTGCCAAACTGGGACGGCTGATGAATCTGCTGGACACCTCTCCAGCTGAGGAAGGAGAGCAGATCGGCTGCGCGATCGCCCTCCGCTTCACTCTGCAACCCGGTGAAACTCGCCAGATCCCCGTTGCTCTGGCGTGGGACTTGCCCGTGACAGAATTTGCCGCTGGGGTGAACAATTACCGGCGCTACACCGACTTCTTTGGCACTGATGGGCGGAATGCGCGGGCGATTGCTTTCGATGCTCTGACCGAGTACAAAACCTGGCAGCAGCAAATCGCCGCCTGGCAGCAGCCGATTCTTGATCGGCCCGACTTACCCGACTGGTTCAAAATGGCGCTGTTCAACGAGCTGTACGACCTGGCCAGCGGTGGCACCCTGTGGAGCGCCGCCACAGGGGCCGACCCCGTGGGCCAGTTTGCGGTGCTGGAGTGCATCGACTACCGCTGGTACGAAAGCCTGGACGTGCGCCTCTACGGCGGTTTCGCCACCCTGCTGCTGTGGCCCGAGCTAGAGAAAGCCGTGCTGCGCGCCTTCGCCCGCGCCATTCCTGCCCAAGACGAGCGGCGGCGGATCATTGGCTACTACGTCACTATGGGGCTGGAAAATCCCCCCGCCATCCGTAAGCTAAAAGGGGCCACCCCCCACGACCTCGGTGCTCCCAACGAGCACCCCTGGGCACAGACCAACTACACCAGCTACCAAGACTGCAACCTGTGGAAAGACCTGGGCAGTGACTTTGTGCTCCAGGTTTACCGCGCTTACCAGTTCACGGGCGCGACGGATGTGGCTTTTCTCAAGGACTGCTGGCCGGCCGTGGTCGATACCCTGCAATACCTGAAGCAGTTCGATCGCGACGGCGACGGCATCCCTGAAAACGAGGGTGCTCCCGACCAGACCTTCGATGACTGGCAGCTCAAAGGCATTAGTGCCTACTGCGGCGGGCTGTGGCTTGGGGCAATGGAGGCGGCGATCGCGATCGCAGAAATTCTCACCGCTGCTGGTCTGGCTCCTGGCAATACCCCGATTCTGCTGAGCCAGTACCGCCGCTGGCTCGACAATGGCCTCAAGGCCTACCACCCCAAACTGTGGAATGGTCGCTACTATCGCCTCGACACCGGCAGCGGCTCGGATGTGGTGATGGCCGACCAACTCTGCGGCCAGTTTATGGTGCGCCACTTGGGCCTACCCGACTTGGTAGAAGATGAGTTTACTCTGTCAGCCCTCGACGCTATCTACGACGCCTGCTTTGTGAAATTCAACCAGGTGGTCCAAAGCCAGGAGCGGCCGCCTCAGCAGAAGTTTGAGGGGGCGCAGCTGGGCAACTTTAGCGCGGCGACGTTGAAGATGGCGATCGGTGCAGCGAATGGCGTGTTGCCGGACGGTTCTCCCGAAGACCCCGACAGCACCCACCAGCAGGAGGTGTGGATTGGCATCAACTTTGGCCTAGCGGCGTTCTTTGCCCAGATGGGGAAGACGGAAGAGGCCATGGCGATCGCTGAATCCGTCTTCCAGCAAATCTACGCCTACGGCCTACAATTTCGTACCCCCGAGGCGATCACCGCCCTGGGCACCTACCGCGCCTGCCACTATATGCGCCCAATGGCGATCTGGGGTTTGTACGATGTGCTCACCGCCATAACCGATCAGCCCCGATAG